A genomic stretch from Edaphobacter aggregans includes:
- a CDS encoding Ig-like domain repeat protein codes for MKQYLMLRFAFAVWLTGLFMTSLAQPQTQSQVQSTTTPMQVQIKATNVTAQSVLVNIRIPGSAGDVKIHLNGREVSSRFSAADCYGATCETATLAEADGFRVAKNVLSVNAGSGMTGRLRFDGISSSASPSTLPQLKAMALTSPQAQPVSGGITSPFLPPTLTLKTLYNGGWNGQVDPTNPWFIVGTQGYPSVQPANCSGSPIYMAVVLDRQTLVEKTAAPEASPQCFANSAALKTYLSGLNKAGATSDLVILASNQNASPDPGLDLTDIGGSIYLESSVPGAVYPAGIMAIGVPGATPQSAYEQWYSLNKGYEPTTPFANGTLQEDAYGNYNFQSSEVFEFTVSPNDPANLSPNTTSVITTKQPTLTGTIEYDYLPPTGNNGFWLLTLSRNTLTTYPYSCAWGNKSPDGSVQYVPNCGTFYNTGSSDASTSTAAFNQLTSDISNINTWQMAFLTTVGQPVYAGSSPNVFNVGGFNGTYGGPSNGFTEFANALSAFGAQPNLVQYLFNSGDAYTLITSPGMGGPLNGNSVESTTHLSAQGQSGFVHGIMQRNLNGLFTPQQTNQESQALFVVKGGNKSPEFALTEVAQQQPVDWPSSSQTTLLTAGGIKASSIPGQVAAYRYLSYVLLNIYQQGVTGSHLDDIHYFFTGSYNTAINYHTYDPISIQWPNPATVSGPYVYPCATVSNNTCTVTIPQIDSNPLVFTQNDFLAVQSQLRSEIIYLTNTLQFLVTGSNNMKTVIAGGSTNAGLALTGAASTILGSKLQPPPPQTVVKTSWQNIVSMIGGVSSLLSAVPGLGTVAGVIADGSKAATIFGGVTTAIGGAASIAAGAGQITSSSTSSSLPSAFATFSSTIGSLAQGSLQGQLSSGFDVMTDSITSDWGRLSTIGPMTVDSNNLVFFSPDQAAQNVAIQALTQGASRSFYLALLPSLGYRIDYWQGVEPGVSMGYYDEGAASCYAYYLTPQTNPTPAPAGISASFPSLGRTPQYFSNNFATQPVDSYVIAGTVTGAGGSHPSIATIDPQLAASLFTSSGLNLPVEEFVVPTGPLSGSFQVASSKDPGSHQNDTICAANLSSGVGAAPPTKTSTETPTITTLTPPATSVLGQDLALSATVTSNANPVTKGSMYFVLDGTYLPAVPITAQGTASMTIPGASVALGNHTLQADYSTVAPYAASESKIATVSVYGAAPGINLSTSAASMDVSYGLASSPITLQLTSLAGMAGTINLSCTGLPLGMSCNFHPAQVSLHAGGVSTASLTITANAVTLSSFWIPWVGLLMLPLLFVTFRRMQSGRRHLPRLASIFALSLLATLYLSGCSRGSTSPSSNTLKETGTKTISINATSGNTTSMIPVQVNIQ; via the coding sequence ATGAAGCAATATTTGATGTTAAGATTCGCGTTCGCTGTGTGGTTGACGGGCCTTTTCATGACATCCCTGGCGCAGCCTCAGACGCAGTCGCAGGTGCAATCCACCACCACCCCCATGCAGGTGCAAATCAAGGCCACGAATGTGACCGCACAGAGTGTCCTGGTAAACATCCGTATTCCCGGATCAGCCGGAGACGTAAAGATTCACCTCAATGGAAGAGAGGTAAGCTCTCGCTTTTCCGCTGCCGATTGCTATGGTGCGACGTGCGAGACTGCCACGCTCGCCGAGGCCGATGGCTTTCGCGTTGCAAAGAACGTGCTTAGTGTGAATGCAGGTAGCGGAATGACCGGGCGTCTACGATTCGATGGCATCAGTTCGTCCGCTTCGCCCTCAACCCTACCGCAACTTAAAGCGATGGCACTGACCTCGCCGCAAGCACAGCCTGTTTCGGGCGGGATTACTTCGCCGTTTCTTCCGCCCACTCTGACGCTCAAGACGCTCTATAACGGTGGCTGGAACGGCCAGGTCGATCCCACCAATCCGTGGTTTATCGTCGGAACCCAGGGTTATCCCAGCGTTCAGCCCGCGAACTGCAGCGGGTCGCCCATTTACATGGCCGTGGTCCTTGATCGGCAGACATTGGTCGAAAAGACGGCTGCTCCTGAAGCCTCACCGCAATGTTTCGCAAACTCCGCCGCTCTCAAGACCTATCTCTCCGGCCTTAACAAGGCTGGCGCAACTTCCGATCTTGTCATTCTTGCAAGCAATCAAAACGCATCCCCCGATCCAGGTCTGGATCTCACCGATATTGGAGGTTCTATATATCTCGAGTCCAGTGTTCCCGGTGCAGTCTATCCGGCGGGCATCATGGCCATAGGAGTGCCCGGTGCCACTCCCCAATCCGCCTACGAACAATGGTACTCACTCAATAAAGGGTACGAACCAACAACACCCTTCGCCAATGGAACGCTTCAGGAGGACGCGTACGGAAATTACAACTTCCAATCCTCTGAGGTCTTCGAGTTCACAGTCTCGCCAAACGATCCCGCTAACCTCTCCCCGAACACGACGAGCGTTATCACCACTAAGCAACCAACGCTCACTGGCACTATCGAGTATGACTACCTTCCGCCAACAGGCAACAATGGATTCTGGCTGCTGACGCTCTCTCGAAATACCTTGACCACGTATCCCTACAGTTGCGCGTGGGGGAATAAATCGCCTGACGGATCCGTTCAATACGTTCCCAATTGTGGAACTTTCTATAACACTGGAAGCTCCGATGCAAGCACCTCGACGGCTGCATTCAACCAGCTTACTTCGGATATTAGCAATATCAATACATGGCAGATGGCTTTCCTGACTACCGTTGGTCAGCCCGTTTACGCAGGCAGCTCTCCCAATGTCTTTAATGTTGGTGGTTTCAATGGAACCTATGGCGGCCCTAGCAACGGCTTTACTGAGTTCGCTAACGCGCTTTCGGCCTTTGGCGCCCAGCCCAATCTCGTGCAGTACCTGTTCAATTCTGGGGATGCCTACACACTTATTACGAGTCCTGGTATGGGAGGACCCCTCAACGGCAACAGCGTAGAATCGACCACCCACCTCAGCGCACAGGGACAAAGCGGATTCGTTCACGGCATCATGCAACGTAACTTGAACGGCCTCTTTACACCCCAACAGACCAATCAGGAATCGCAGGCCCTCTTTGTGGTCAAGGGCGGAAACAAGAGTCCGGAGTTTGCCTTAACCGAGGTTGCACAACAGCAGCCTGTCGATTGGCCCTCCAGCAGTCAGACGACGCTTCTCACCGCGGGTGGCATCAAAGCCAGCAGTATTCCTGGACAGGTAGCAGCCTATCGCTACCTCAGCTATGTCCTGCTCAATATCTACCAACAGGGTGTCACAGGCAGTCACCTTGATGACATCCACTACTTTTTTACCGGTTCGTATAACACCGCGATCAACTACCACACCTACGATCCCATCTCCATTCAATGGCCAAATCCTGCGACCGTCTCTGGTCCTTATGTCTATCCTTGCGCCACTGTCTCCAACAACACCTGCACAGTCACGATCCCGCAGATCGATTCAAATCCTTTGGTCTTCACACAAAACGATTTTCTGGCTGTCCAGTCTCAACTTCGGAGCGAGATCATCTACCTAACCAATACGCTCCAGTTTCTGGTTACTGGCTCAAACAATATGAAAACTGTCATCGCCGGAGGAAGCACCAACGCGGGCTTAGCCCTTACGGGGGCAGCGTCAACCATTCTGGGCAGCAAGCTTCAGCCTCCGCCACCCCAAACAGTCGTCAAGACAAGCTGGCAGAACATCGTATCGATGATTGGTGGTGTCTCATCTTTGCTGTCTGCTGTCCCGGGACTTGGGACCGTCGCCGGTGTAATTGCAGATGGTTCTAAAGCCGCTACAATCTTTGGTGGCGTCACCACTGCTATCGGTGGTGCAGCTTCTATCGCAGCTGGCGCAGGACAAATTACGTCCAGTTCTACAAGTAGTTCGCTCCCCAGCGCATTTGCCACCTTCTCATCTACCATCGGTTCCCTTGCGCAAGGCAGCCTGCAAGGCCAGTTGAGCAGCGGCTTCGATGTCATGACCGACAGCATCACCTCGGACTGGGGCCGCTTGTCGACCATCGGTCCGATGACGGTCGATTCCAACAACCTTGTCTTCTTCTCGCCGGATCAAGCGGCGCAGAACGTCGCCATTCAGGCGCTCACCCAAGGAGCGTCCCGCAGCTTCTATCTGGCGCTGCTACCCTCCCTTGGTTATCGCATTGACTACTGGCAAGGCGTCGAACCAGGCGTTTCTATGGGCTATTATGACGAGGGCGCCGCTAGCTGCTACGCCTACTATCTCACTCCTCAAACAAACCCTACCCCTGCACCCGCGGGTATCAGCGCCTCGTTTCCATCTCTGGGTAGAACTCCGCAATACTTTAGCAACAACTTCGCCACTCAGCCGGTCGACTCTTATGTGATTGCAGGGACTGTCACCGGGGCCGGAGGAAGCCACCCTTCGATTGCCACGATCGACCCGCAGCTAGCGGCTTCTCTCTTCACATCGAGCGGCTTGAACCTCCCTGTCGAAGAGTTCGTTGTTCCTACCGGTCCCCTCTCAGGATCATTTCAGGTCGCATCGAGCAAGGATCCGGGCTCCCACCAAAACGACACAATCTGCGCTGCAAATCTCTCGAGCGGCGTCGGTGCGGCCCCGCCGACCAAAACTTCGACCGAGACTCCGACCATTACAACTCTGACCCCACCTGCAACAAGTGTGCTTGGCCAGGATCTCGCTCTCTCGGCGACTGTCACTTCCAACGCCAACCCGGTCACGAAGGGCAGCATGTACTTCGTGCTCGACGGTACTTATCTGCCTGCGGTTCCAATAACGGCGCAGGGAACGGCAAGCATGACGATTCCCGGTGCGTCGGTCGCGCTGGGAAACCATACTCTGCAGGCTGACTATTCGACCGTAGCTCCCTATGCTGCGTCCGAATCAAAGATCGCGACAGTCTCGGTCTATGGAGCAGCTCCCGGCATCAACCTGTCGACCTCGGCGGCTAGCATGGACGTGAGCTACGGTTTGGCCTCGTCTCCAATCACCCTGCAACTTACCTCGCTCGCTGGAATGGCCGGTACCATCAATCTGAGTTGCACCGGTCTTCCTCTCGGGATGAGCTGTAACTTCCATCCCGCGCAGGTGAGCCTTCACGCGGGAGGCGTCAGTACAGCGTCGTTGACGATCACAGCAAACGCAGTAACGCTATCTTCTTTCTGGATCCCCTGGGTAGGGCTGCTGATGCTTCCGCTCTTGTTTGTAACCTTTAGAAGAATGCAGAGCGGCAGACGTCATCTTCCGAGGCTCGCAAGCATATTTGCTCTGTCGCTTCTTGCCACGCTGTACCTGTCCGGTTGCAGCCGTGGCAGCACTTCCCCCTCGTCAAACACCCTTAAGGAAACAGGTACAAAAACAATCTCAATCAATGCCACGAGCGGGAACACTACCAGTATGATCCCCGTACAGGTAAACATCCAGTAA
- a CDS encoding TetR/AcrR family transcriptional regulator, whose protein sequence is MATNRTRQKTDTYHHGDLRKALLLSAESILKREGLSALSLRATARAAGVSHAAPAHHFPDLSSLLSALAAEGLDRLSDKLVEAANKGGDTPFELAKTYIGFAKANPALFQLMSDPSRLDSKNPVLQAARKRGISVLAGTRGASMDNPTLAQVGAMTANWALIHGLSLLLSTGRLGTLVRIAPEGTTEMDLIEAAINSMRRPI, encoded by the coding sequence ATGGCAACGAATCGAACACGTCAAAAAACTGATACCTATCATCATGGAGATCTGCGAAAGGCACTATTGTTGTCCGCTGAGTCCATTCTGAAGCGCGAAGGACTAAGTGCATTATCTTTGCGGGCAACGGCGCGGGCTGCAGGAGTTTCACACGCTGCCCCTGCTCATCATTTCCCAGACCTGTCTTCGTTGTTGAGCGCATTGGCAGCTGAAGGATTAGATCGCTTATCTGACAAGCTCGTCGAGGCCGCAAATAAGGGTGGCGATACACCGTTTGAACTAGCTAAAACATATATTGGATTCGCCAAAGCCAACCCTGCTCTGTTTCAATTGATGTCCGATCCGAGCCGCCTTGATTCCAAAAATCCGGTACTCCAAGCAGCCAGGAAACGGGGGATATCCGTTTTGGCCGGAACTCGTGGTGCAAGCATGGACAATCCAACCTTGGCTCAGGTCGGAGCGATGACTGCAAACTGGGCGCTGATTCACGGATTGTCTCTTCTGTTATCGACTGGCCGGCTCGGAACACTTGTTCGCATAGCTCCAGAAGGAACAACAGAGATGGATCTCATTGAGGCCGCGATCAACTCGATGAGACGACCGATTTGA
- a CDS encoding amidohydrolase → MMMNYRCNRREFLSHSGAGIAGLVSGQWLGGATTAHAQGADVTPRDPDLVVFNAKIYTVDSRVPKAEAFAVKGGRFVAVGRSDEIKGLVGKKTQTYDARQMMIVPGFIDTHNHGRGEVLLYNVLVGNPFDVEFVTIQSIIDKLRARAATTPPGTWVEGYFFDDTKLKDNRPLNAQDLDKVSTEHPVFVHHRGGHTGFYNSVAFQRAGITKDTPNPFGGTYDKDEKGELNGRVTDRAMATLSKAGTLESFSPAEKEKRVSNGVAFISKKFVQYGLTTVHHNEPGVLAAMQEQRVSAGLLHRVSYEPTGDLLEAMIQNGIESGFGDEWIRLGATYEHTVDGSFSERTMAISRPYIGISPPYQGNLTETQEDLNAWAERVHRAGIRLNCHANGDVAIDRVLTAYERALKLYPRGDVRPKITHCSLINDDLVRRMKALNVVPAEFSTYAYYNSDKFHFYGEEMMSHMTAFRTLIDAGIVPSAGSDFSPGPFSPLMAIQGMVTRTGWNGETWGANQRISLEEALRVNTINGAYNSCEEAIKGSITSGKLADFVVLADDLHTVDKKKIKDVQVVRTVVGGSTVYQA, encoded by the coding sequence ATGATGATGAACTACCGGTGCAACCGTAGAGAGTTTCTAAGCCATAGTGGAGCTGGCATTGCCGGTCTAGTCAGTGGCCAGTGGTTAGGGGGCGCAACGACAGCTCACGCGCAGGGCGCCGATGTCACACCGCGGGATCCCGATCTCGTGGTCTTCAACGCCAAGATATACACGGTCGATTCCCGCGTCCCGAAGGCTGAGGCGTTCGCGGTGAAGGGTGGACGGTTCGTCGCAGTAGGACGCAGTGACGAGATCAAGGGGCTTGTTGGCAAGAAGACCCAGACCTACGACGCCAGGCAGATGATGATTGTGCCCGGGTTCATCGACACGCACAATCATGGTCGCGGTGAGGTGCTCCTCTATAACGTGCTCGTCGGCAATCCCTTCGATGTCGAGTTCGTGACCATCCAGAGCATTATCGATAAGTTGCGCGCCCGAGCTGCGACAACACCTCCGGGCACCTGGGTTGAGGGCTATTTCTTCGACGACACGAAATTGAAGGACAATCGTCCGCTGAACGCGCAGGATCTCGACAAGGTCTCGACTGAACACCCAGTCTTCGTCCACCATCGCGGCGGTCACACCGGGTTTTATAACAGCGTGGCCTTCCAGCGGGCGGGCATTACGAAGGACACGCCCAACCCGTTTGGTGGGACCTATGACAAGGATGAGAAGGGCGAACTCAACGGCCGGGTGACCGACAGGGCGATGGCCACACTCTCGAAGGCCGGCACGCTGGAGAGCTTCTCTCCCGCGGAGAAGGAGAAGCGCGTATCGAACGGTGTGGCATTCATTTCCAAGAAGTTTGTCCAGTATGGCCTGACGACCGTGCACCATAATGAGCCAGGCGTTCTGGCTGCAATGCAGGAGCAGCGAGTGAGCGCAGGTCTATTGCACCGGGTGAGCTACGAGCCTACCGGAGACCTGCTGGAAGCGATGATTCAGAACGGCATCGAAAGCGGTTTTGGTGATGAGTGGATCCGATTGGGCGCCACCTATGAGCACACGGTAGATGGGTCCTTCTCCGAGCGCACGATGGCGATCAGCAGACCCTATATCGGCATCTCGCCGCCCTACCAGGGCAACCTAACGGAGACTCAGGAAGACCTCAATGCGTGGGCCGAGCGGGTACACCGCGCAGGGATCCGGCTGAATTGCCACGCCAATGGGGATGTAGCTATCGACAGGGTGTTGACGGCGTATGAACGGGCTCTGAAGTTGTATCCCCGCGGCGATGTACGGCCCAAGATTACCCATTGCAGCCTAATCAATGATGATCTGGTGCGGCGCATGAAGGCGCTCAACGTCGTGCCGGCCGAGTTCAGCACCTATGCGTATTACAACTCAGACAAGTTTCACTTCTATGGCGAGGAGATGATGAGCCATATGACGGCCTTCCGCACTTTGATCGATGCCGGAATTGTGCCCTCTGCCGGTTCGGACTTCAGTCCGGGGCCGTTCTCGCCGCTGATGGCTATTCAAGGCATGGTGACGCGCACGGGGTGGAATGGAGAGACCTGGGGAGCGAACCAGCGGATAAGCCTGGAAGAGGCGCTGAGGGTCAACACCATCAATGGCGCCTACAACTCGTGTGAGGAAGCGATCAAGGGATCCATCACATCGGGCAAGCTGGCAGACTTCGTCGTCCTGGCGGACGATCTTCATACCGTGGACAAAAAGAAGATCAAAGACGTCCAGGTCGTTCGCACAGTGGTGGGCGGCTCCACGGTTTACCAGGCATGA
- a CDS encoding serine/threonine-protein kinase, which translates to MPLVAGFQLDSYEIIALLGAGGMGEVYRARDAALKRDVAIKVLPGEWSRDAERLRRFELEAQAAAALNHPNIVSIFHVGQYDGSPYIVTELLQGETLRERLRKGPMRLREVLDHGVELARGLAAAHDAGIVHRDLKPENIWVTKDGRIKILDFGLAKLNPAKAASADGSTVSFRQESVPGHVLGTVRYMSPEQVRGEVADARSDIFAVGIVLYEMLTGKPAFRKATLAETMAAILNEDPPSVSQIAPSVPPGLQRIVSRCLAKNPAHRLQHATDLEFALEALSDSGTGSQVTGSQATLSPVKRRWVAASATVLAIVAAFILWRTRAPEATPAWAGVRLGGPVVAFSPRVSPDGQMLALIALVNRQTQVAIMKPDGGSWNVLTDDTSNGSVTNVAWARDGSRLFFDRFWERPAGVYSIPPLGGEPTLLLEDAWAPQPLPDGSLVVLKRTLRGNNQAFRFWPESGRSEPLPAYLERWDAGPPIRAFPDGKEIVFIGATQEAGIESGAQPYILDLATRKSRRLDPQARIDRLDFQLGLPVVPTPDGRGVLMLGREQNSFELIRVERNGRPGHSRVLSFSNGRPPFYVDAAPDGSIYVDSAEMSPSISRFTVEGKLIAESATPAPLNNMALALKDGRVLITAPLGGNLRLLSGMMGTDFHPFLQADAADVAYAAPVSADVVALLLGAPGKRRIAFVSVHNGVVQREIPVPGGNATALAVSSSLKTIYYVAEDNIYSMQDTGGPPVRVAEGEDLAIDPAGRMLVIHNIKGIVRIQLPSGAAEPIVLPAGIRLAAVNLSASAINQKGLILLNVVTARDFDYQPAISDGRKVTAISFDRRGDTLAPGWTLEGDFIAMHDVLRSELWRFSQVAKK; encoded by the coding sequence ATGCCACTCGTTGCAGGATTCCAGCTAGACTCTTATGAGATCATTGCGCTCCTGGGTGCGGGTGGTATGGGCGAGGTCTATCGTGCCCGCGACGCCGCGCTGAAACGCGATGTAGCGATCAAGGTGCTTCCCGGCGAGTGGTCACGTGATGCCGAGCGCCTTCGCCGCTTTGAGCTGGAAGCCCAGGCTGCCGCCGCGCTGAATCATCCCAACATTGTTTCGATCTTTCACGTTGGCCAGTACGATGGATCGCCGTACATCGTCACGGAGCTGCTGCAAGGCGAGACCTTACGCGAGCGCCTTCGTAAGGGACCGATGCGGTTGCGGGAGGTGCTGGACCATGGGGTGGAGTTGGCCCGTGGACTGGCGGCCGCGCACGATGCCGGGATCGTCCACCGCGATCTAAAGCCGGAAAATATCTGGGTGACGAAAGATGGGCGGATCAAGATACTCGACTTCGGATTGGCCAAGCTGAATCCAGCTAAAGCCGCGAGTGCAGATGGCTCAACCGTCAGTTTCCGGCAGGAATCGGTTCCGGGACACGTGCTTGGGACAGTCCGCTACATGTCGCCCGAGCAGGTTCGCGGAGAAGTTGCCGACGCACGCAGCGACATCTTTGCAGTCGGCATAGTTCTGTACGAGATGCTGACCGGGAAACCCGCATTTCGCAAGGCAACTTTGGCGGAGACTATGGCGGCGATCCTGAACGAAGACCCGCCATCGGTTTCGCAGATTGCGCCGAGCGTCCCGCCGGGATTGCAGAGGATCGTAAGTCGCTGCCTCGCCAAGAACCCGGCGCATCGACTACAGCATGCGACAGATCTGGAGTTCGCGCTAGAAGCTCTGAGTGATTCAGGCACGGGTAGCCAAGTTACCGGGTCGCAAGCCACGCTCTCACCCGTGAAGCGGAGGTGGGTTGCTGCTTCCGCAACCGTACTTGCCATCGTTGCTGCTTTCATTCTCTGGCGGACTCGTGCTCCGGAGGCAACACCGGCATGGGCCGGCGTCCGCCTGGGCGGCCCTGTTGTTGCCTTCTCACCGCGAGTGTCTCCGGACGGCCAGATGCTGGCGCTGATCGCCCTCGTCAACCGGCAGACGCAGGTGGCGATCATGAAACCCGACGGAGGGAGTTGGAACGTCCTGACAGACGATACCAGCAATGGTTCCGTCACCAACGTAGCCTGGGCTCGGGACGGTTCGCGCCTCTTCTTCGACCGCTTTTGGGAACGGCCCGCCGGGGTGTATTCGATTCCGCCGCTTGGCGGAGAACCCACCCTGCTGCTGGAAGACGCATGGGCGCCGCAGCCGCTGCCTGACGGTAGCCTAGTCGTGCTCAAGAGGACGCTGCGGGGGAACAACCAGGCGTTTCGGTTTTGGCCGGAGTCGGGTCGAAGCGAGCCTCTGCCCGCGTATCTGGAGCGGTGGGATGCGGGACCGCCGATTCGCGCATTCCCGGACGGTAAAGAGATCGTATTCATCGGAGCGACACAGGAAGCTGGCATCGAATCCGGCGCGCAGCCGTACATCCTCGATCTCGCTACGCGCAAATCTCGCCGGCTCGATCCCCAGGCGCGTATCGATCGCCTCGATTTTCAGTTGGGACTTCCCGTAGTGCCGACTCCGGACGGCCGTGGCGTCCTGATGCTGGGGAGGGAACAAAACAGTTTTGAGTTGATCCGCGTAGAGAGAAATGGGAGACCCGGACACTCGCGTGTGCTTTCATTCTCAAATGGCAGGCCGCCGTTTTATGTGGATGCCGCGCCTGATGGATCAATCTACGTGGACTCGGCCGAGATGAGCCCGTCGATCTCGCGGTTCACTGTGGAAGGCAAACTTATTGCGGAATCGGCGACGCCTGCCCCCCTTAACAACATGGCGCTGGCGTTGAAGGATGGGCGCGTTCTGATCACGGCTCCGTTAGGTGGCAATTTGCGGCTGCTCAGCGGGATGATGGGCACGGACTTTCATCCTTTTCTACAGGCGGATGCCGCGGACGTCGCATATGCTGCGCCGGTGAGCGCGGATGTGGTAGCCCTTTTGCTTGGTGCCCCCGGAAAGCGCCGCATCGCCTTTGTCTCTGTTCACAACGGCGTGGTCCAGCGGGAAATTCCGGTTCCCGGCGGCAATGCGACGGCCTTAGCTGTTTCGTCCAGCCTGAAAACCATTTATTACGTCGCGGAGGACAATATCTACTCGATGCAGGACACCGGAGGGCCACCAGTGCGGGTCGCCGAGGGCGAAGACCTCGCGATCGACCCGGCGGGACGGATGCTTGTCATCCACAACATCAAGGGAATCGTGCGCATCCAGCTTCCTTCAGGTGCCGCCGAACCGATCGTGCTTCCCGCCGGAATAAGGCTTGCAGCGGTGAACCTGTCCGCATCGGCGATCAACCAAAAGGGACTCATTCTGCTGAATGTGGTGACAGCACGTGATTTCGACTACCAACCTGCGATTTCGGATGGCCGGAAGGTGACGGCGATTTCGTTTGACAGGCGGGGAGACACTCTCGCGCCCGGGTGGACGCTGGAGGGGGACTTCATAGCAATGCACGACGTGCTGCGGTCGGAGTTGTGGCGATTCAGCCAAGTGGCGAAAAAATAA
- a CDS encoding VOC family protein, whose translation MPPKSEGVLESSLYVNDVAGSARFYEKIFGFRTISDFGERGCAMQAGNRQVLLLFKKGGSRLIQSPHDGDGELHVAFAIPSSELSSWEGWLAENGIVVEEKRTWELGGQSVYFRDPDRHLIEIATPGVWSIY comes from the coding sequence ATGCCGCCGAAGTCTGAAGGGGTCCTCGAGTCATCTCTGTACGTCAATGATGTGGCCGGTTCAGCTCGGTTTTACGAGAAGATTTTTGGGTTTCGCACGATCAGCGACTTCGGAGAGCGTGGCTGCGCAATGCAAGCCGGCAACCGCCAGGTCCTGTTGCTATTTAAGAAGGGTGGTTCGCGGCTAATCCAATCTCCGCACGATGGCGACGGCGAGCTTCACGTCGCCTTCGCGATTCCGAGTTCCGAGCTCTCAAGTTGGGAAGGTTGGCTGGCGGAGAACGGAATCGTGGTGGAAGAGAAGCGCACGTGGGAGTTGGGCGGCCAGAGCGTTTACTTTCGCGACCCTGACCGCCACTTGATAGAAATCGCTACACCCGGTGTCTGGTCGATTTATTGA
- a CDS encoding transposase: MQIRSVGIDLGKTTFHLVALGASGKVLVKKKFTQKRLLAFTANMQTSLIGLEACSGAHFLGRALRNQGHDVRLIAAQFVKPFVKSNKNDFVDAEAIAEAVLHLFGKRKAARWNHGTVGAERDEDDFGTTPAAICHYLA, from the coding sequence ATGCAGATTCGTTCGGTAGGCATCGACCTTGGCAAGACGACGTTTCACCTTGTTGCGCTGGGAGCTTCGGGCAAGGTGCTAGTGAAGAAGAAGTTCACACAGAAGCGACTGTTGGCGTTCACGGCGAACATGCAGACTTCGCTGATTGGTCTGGAGGCCTGCTCGGGAGCGCATTTTCTTGGAAGAGCACTACGCAACCAAGGACACGATGTGCGTCTGATCGCGGCGCAGTTCGTGAAGCCGTTTGTGAAGTCCAACAAGAACGACTTCGTCGATGCGGAAGCGATTGCCGAAGCGGTTCTACACCTTTTTGGGAAGCGGAAGGCTGCGCGATGGAATCACGGTACTGTCGGCGCAGAACGAGATGAGGATGATTTCGGAACAACTCCAGCGGCAATATGCCATTACCTGGCGTGA